In the genome of Coraliomargarita algicola, one region contains:
- a CDS encoding NAD(P)-dependent oxidoreductase, protein MMKYWKNTATIDRLVPELLHTVGAAEAEIAVIGSQPIDVSKMPKLKGIFKCGVGTDNVPFAAAEARGIEICMPSEHTKRYIFEETANFAVYLIFRMLFSDIGEVDAWVKQSRGFLGDKKVLIIGQGNIGSHVVRKLAPSVEVLTFDVLYNQMNELHDLVRQADVLSLHIPLLPATKGFIDAEKLSWMQDGAALVNTARGPVVDEEALYQEIETGRLRAAFDVFWEEPYAGKLKAFHPHRFLMSPHVSSNCEDFLSGLAVDFRAFVNRFED, encoded by the coding sequence ATGATGAAATATTGGAAAAATACGGCAACCATTGATCGCTTAGTTCCGGAATTATTGCATACCGTGGGGGCGGCTGAAGCAGAGATTGCAGTGATCGGTAGCCAACCGATTGATGTGAGCAAAATGCCTAAGCTTAAAGGAATTTTTAAGTGTGGAGTGGGGACGGATAATGTTCCCTTTGCTGCGGCGGAAGCGCGGGGTATCGAAATTTGTATGCCATCTGAGCATACGAAGCGCTACATCTTTGAAGAGACTGCAAACTTCGCGGTGTATCTTATTTTTCGTATGCTTTTTAGCGATATCGGGGAGGTGGATGCTTGGGTGAAGCAATCGCGTGGCTTTCTTGGCGATAAGAAGGTGTTGATCATTGGCCAGGGTAACATTGGTTCGCATGTGGTCCGCAAATTGGCACCTTCGGTCGAAGTGCTGACTTTTGATGTTTTGTATAATCAAATGAATGAATTGCACGATCTCGTTCGGCAGGCAGATGTGTTGAGCTTACATATCCCTTTATTGCCTGCGACGAAGGGATTCATTGATGCGGAAAAACTATCGTGGATGCAGGATGGCGCAGCATTAGTGAATACCGCTCGTGGTCCCGTGGTTGATGAGGAGGCTCTTTATCAAGAGATCGAAACTGGACGTTTACGTGCGGCGTTTGATGTGTTTTGGGAAGAACCCTATGCGGGGAAATTGAAAGCATTTCATCCGCATAGATTTTTGATGAGCCCACATGTCTCTAGTAATTGTGAGGATTTTCTCTCCGGGCTCGCCGTGGATTTTCGAGCTTTCGTCAATCGATTTGAGGACTAA
- a CDS encoding Gfo/Idh/MocA family oxidoreductase, which translates to MIKCGIIGFGKMGQIRAEAIEQTQLGEVLAVYDTRDLTECVYPIVASEEALLKDPNIDAIFICTPNYRIVPLTKAALQAGKHVFSEKPPAFTAAEVESVRRVEVDSGCKLVYGFNHRHHGSIQKMKQIVDSGSMGKLLWMRGRYGKEVDAAYFDGWRADPNLAGGGIMLDQGIHMLDLFLHFGGEFDVIHSLVSSLFWKTEGLEDNVFSILKNSKTGVCASLHSTMTQWRYLFSLEIFLEGGALILNGLKTSSGVYGNEDLAIKYNTENPQGGQFEREEHIIYHTDLSWREEVTHFFEAISKDTPILLGNSDDALRLMRAMDRIYENR; encoded by the coding sequence ATGATAAAGTGTGGTATTATCGGGTTCGGAAAAATGGGCCAAATACGTGCGGAAGCGATTGAGCAGACGCAGTTAGGTGAGGTGCTTGCCGTTTATGATACTCGCGACTTGACGGAGTGTGTATATCCGATTGTGGCGAGTGAAGAAGCACTTCTAAAAGATCCAAATATTGATGCGATTTTTATTTGTACTCCGAATTATCGTATCGTTCCTTTAACTAAGGCTGCGCTGCAGGCAGGCAAACATGTCTTTTCGGAGAAACCGCCCGCGTTTACGGCGGCTGAAGTCGAGTCGGTGCGTCGAGTCGAAGTAGACAGTGGATGTAAATTAGTGTATGGTTTTAATCACCGTCACCATGGGAGTATTCAAAAAATGAAGCAGATCGTCGACAGTGGTTCGATGGGTAAATTATTATGGATGCGGGGGCGCTATGGTAAAGAGGTGGATGCAGCCTACTTTGATGGTTGGCGTGCGGATCCAAATCTTGCAGGTGGCGGCATTATGCTAGACCAAGGCATTCATATGCTGGACCTGTTTCTGCATTTCGGCGGAGAGTTTGATGTGATTCATTCGCTCGTTTCGAGCCTCTTTTGGAAGACGGAAGGTTTAGAAGATAATGTATTTTCAATATTAAAGAATTCTAAAACGGGTGTGTGTGCTTCGCTGCATTCGACTATGACGCAATGGCGCTATCTCTTTTCGCTTGAGATTTTTCTTGAGGGAGGCGCCTTGATCTTGAATGGCTTGAAGACTTCTTCTGGAGTTTACGGAAACGAAGATTTAGCGATTAAATATAACACTGAAAACCCTCAAGGGGGACAGTTTGAGCGTGAGGAGCATATTATCTATCACACAGACCTCTCTTGGCGAGAAGAGGTAACGCATTTCTTTGAGGCCATTTCTAAGGATACACCGATATTGTTAGGAAATTCCGACGATGCATTGCGCTTGATGCGAGCGATGGATCGTATTTATGAAAATCGATAA
- a CDS encoding methyltransferase domain-containing protein, which produces MNTVQFQRKVLRALSQCAFLSEKLIGIPKSRYYCPTCSQNVFSWQPLVRDIGDGHSKLEKSPRICPHCKSLERTRLFSLYLAKYRILETQLDILHFAPEKGLESIFRAANIKGYLTTDLFMPNVDKVEDITKMSFPDNAFDLIYCSNVLEHIEDDKAAMSELYRILRPGGQAIIQVPIIGETTYEDPNIRSETERYKHFGQGDHVRVYGTDIEERLTSAGFDVSPFDILDELDLTEFEKDRMNIKRHELIHRCLKQSR; this is translated from the coding sequence ATGAACACAGTCCAATTCCAACGTAAGGTCCTAAGAGCATTATCTCAATGTGCATTCCTATCGGAAAAACTAATTGGCATACCCAAGTCACGCTACTATTGTCCGACCTGTTCACAAAATGTATTTAGCTGGCAACCTCTCGTTCGTGACATTGGTGATGGCCACTCCAAACTCGAAAAAAGTCCGAGAATCTGCCCCCACTGTAAGTCATTAGAAAGAACACGTCTATTCAGCCTATACTTAGCGAAATATAGAATCCTGGAGACTCAATTAGATATTTTACACTTTGCCCCCGAAAAGGGTCTCGAATCTATATTTCGCGCCGCAAACATTAAAGGTTATCTCACAACAGATCTGTTCATGCCAAATGTTGATAAGGTAGAAGATATAACAAAGATGTCGTTCCCTGATAATGCATTTGATCTGATCTATTGTAGTAATGTTTTGGAGCATATCGAAGACGACAAAGCAGCGATGTCCGAACTATACAGAATTCTCCGCCCTGGAGGACAAGCCATCATACAGGTGCCGATCATAGGAGAAACCACTTACGAAGATCCTAATATACGTAGCGAAACGGAGCGCTATAAACACTTCGGCCAAGGCGATCATGTTCGAGTTTACGGGACAGATATTGAAGAACGCTTAACTTCGGCCGGATTTGATGTGTCACCTTTTGACATTCTCGACGAACTCGACCTAACAGAGTTCGAAAAAGACAGAATGAATATAAAAAGACACGAGTTGATCCATCGTTGCCTCAAACAAAGCAGATAA